One genomic window of Oncorhynchus clarkii lewisi isolate Uvic-CL-2024 chromosome 5, UVic_Ocla_1.0, whole genome shotgun sequence includes the following:
- the LOC139408962 gene encoding run domain Beclin-1-interacting and cysteine-rich domain-containing protein-like isoform X2, protein MEITAEAEAEERRREHWKLLSSLKTTVEGLVSTNNPNVWSRYGGLQRLHKDMSHILSHGLKHEQVYYKQKDYWPFVCCVRYISPHLASHVEQFSKLEPVLNRGVQSVGEGYKAERWLLHSLQVHLLSAQLRPLLKHQEHTRKYYNEDAFLLKEPHVTAMFQYLEAVEQNNPRLLALVDTVKLSTLKGPPCVGGRLKSQSLCELPGAGGGWRAGLGKSQGPPREELNCRLTTSQCSLSHRDRGHTLNSINTGVISERNSASAPGAPWGCVSGSGGEGERGVTPPRPSAAVPHIALTEPASPGPAHSDTLDSGEGDDGPEYLAIGNLVQRCNRRDSQSSTPISEPSRKPGGGGASGGEVQVQPPRRSSLTVVPPPAPRRSSFSEGQRGQGRGGSRGHIRSMSDMGINHKHRHESLVGVDCCVKAYSPFSPVISDVSTPSSLYMESNGSQYSSVPDGMFRKPSEGQSLISYLSEQDFGSCADLEKENAHFSISESLIAAIELMKCNLRRREEEEDGDDSDSEIQQLKQKIRLRRLQIRRTCLPPSQHLFHSTDSGGSCRSSQDSFHMSDSGSAEEVEECELRDGCEGQSLMAVSRSGLSLSLASLFSDADIKRSVTSSGRSFLTSESISPSFLQSNSAESVAMGLLRQFEGMQLPAASELDWLVPEQDAPQKLLPIPDSLPISPDDGEHADIYKLRIRVRGNLEWAPPRPQIIFNIHPTPKRKIVVAKQNYRCAGCGTRIDPDYIKRMRYCEYLGRYFCQCCHENAQAVVPGHVLRKWDFSKYYISNFARDLLGKIAGDPLFNPNDINSGLYKKNKALETVRVLRVQLFHMKNLFKTCRLAKDVLDQFDSLPGHLTEDLHLFSLNDLSTVRNGVLPTRLRELLKLGSAHVAGCVLCQAKGFVCEFCGNDKDIIFPFELNKCTRCEECKACFHSKCFRAGKECPRCQRLAERRERMARKNMEEQEDKEEDEGGGS, encoded by the exons ATGGAGATTACGGCGGAGGCTGAAGCCGAGGAACGCAG GAGGGAACACTGGAAGCTGCTCTCCAGTCTAAAGACCACGGTGGAGGGCCTGGTGTCCACCAACAACCCTAATGTGTGGTCTCGCTATGGGGGTCTACAGCGGCTGCACAAGGACATGAGCCACATCCTCAGCCACGGCCTCAAGCACGAGCAG GTGTACTACAAGCAGAAAGACTACTGGCCCTTTGTGTGTTGTGTCCGCTACATCAGCCCTCACCTGGCCTCACATGTAGAACAG TTCAGTAAGCTGGAGCCCGTGCTAAACAGGGGTGTACAGAGTGTTGGGGAAGGCTACAAGGCCGAGCGCTGGCTATTGCACAGCCTTCAGGTCCATCTGCTCTCCGCCCAGCTCAGACCCCTGCTCAAACACCAGGAACACACCCGCAAGTACTACAACG aggATGCTTTTCTCCTAAAAGAGCCCCATGTGACGGCCATGTTTCAGTATCTGGAGGCCGTGGAGCAGAACAACCCCCGTTTGCTGGCACTCGTTGACACTGTCAAG CTGTCCACTCTGAAGGGCCCTCCGTGTGTGGGAGGCCGGTTGAAGAGCCAGAGTCTGTGTGAGCTGCCTGGGGCCGGGGGAGGCTGGAGGGCCGGGCTGGGCAAGAGCCAGGGGCCCCCCAGGGAAGAGCTCAACTGCAGGCTCACCACCTCCCAGTGCTCCCTCTCCCACCGAGACAGAGGACACACACTAAACAGCATAAACACAGGGGTCATCTCAGAGAGGAACTCGG CCAGTGCCCCGGGGGCCCCTTGGGGGTGCGTGTCAGGGTCCGGGGGGGAGGGCGAGAGGGGTGTGACTCCTCCCCGCCCCTCGGCAGCTGTCCCCCACATCGCCCTGACCGAGCCCGCCTCCCCAGGCCCTGCCCACTCAGACACCCTAGACTCTGGCGAGGGCGACGACGGCCCAGAATACCTGGCCATCGGTAACCTGGTGCAACGCTGCAATCGCCGCGACTCCCAGAGCTCCACCCCCATCAGCGAGCCCAGCAGGAAGCCCGGCGGGGGTGGCGCATCAGGTGGCGAGGTTCAGGTCCAGCCCCCTAGGCGGAGCTCCCTGACTGTGGTCCCGCCTCCCGCGCCGCGAAGGTCATCCTTCTCGGAGGGACAGAGGGGGCAGGGTCGCGGGGGCAGCAGGGGGCACATCCGCTCGATGTCTGACATGGGGATCAACCACAAACATAGacatg AATCGTTGGTTGGAGTGGACTGCTGTGTCAAGGCCTACAGCCCCTTCTCCCCTGTCATCAGTGATGTCAGCACACCCAGCTCCCTCTATATGGAGTCAA ATGGCTCCCAGTACAGCAGTGTTCCAGACGGCATGTTCCGGAAGCCGTCAGAGGGCCAGAGCCTCATCAGCTACCTATCGGAGCAGGACTTTGGCAGCTGTGCTGACCTGGAGAAG GAGAATGCCCACTTCAGCATCTCTGAGTCTCTGATTGCTGCCATCGAGCTGATGAAGTGCAACCTGCGGcggcgggaggaggaggaggatggcgaCGACAGCGACTCGGAGATCCAGCAGTTAAAACAGAAGATCCGCCTGCGCAGGCTGCAGATCCGACGCACCTGCCTGCCGCCCTCACAGCACT TGTTCCACTCCACAGACAGCGGAGGCTCCTGCAGAAGCTCCCAGGATTCCTTTCACATGTCCGACTCAGGCTCTGccgaggaggtggaggagtgtgagctgagag atgGCTGTGAGGGCCAGTCCCTGATGGCGGTGTCAAGAAGCGGCCTTTCCCTGTCGCTCGCCTCCCTCTTCTCAG ATGCAGACATAAAGCGCAGTGTGACGTCCAGtggccgctcgttcctcacctcAGAGTCTAT ctctccGTCGTTCCTCCAGTCTAACTCGGCTGAGTCGGTGGCCATGGGGCTGCTCAGGCAGTTTGAGGGCATGCAGCTCCCCGCAGCCTCGGAGCTCGACTGGCTGGTCCCAGAGCAAGACGCACCGCAGAAG CTCCTGCCCATCCCTGACTCCCTGCCCATCTCTCCTGATGACGGGGAGCATGCTGACATCTACAAGCTGAGGATCCGGGTGCGAGGGAACCTAGAGTGGGCCCCGCCCCGCCCCCAGATAATCTTCAACATCCACCCCACGCCCAA GAGGAAAATAGTTGTGGCGAAGCAGAACTACCGCTGTGCAGGCTGCGGGACTCGCATAGACCCAG ACTACATTAAGCGAATGCGCTACTGCGAGTACCTGGGCCGCTACTTCTGCCAGTGTTGCCACGAGAACGCCCAGGCGGTGGTGCCGGGCCACGTGTTGAGGAAGTGGGACTTCAGCAAGTACTACATCAGCAACTTCGCCCGGGACCTGCTGGGCAAGATCGCCGGAGACCCCCTGTTCAACCCCAACGACATCAACAGTGGCCTCTACAAGAAGAACAAAGCCCTGGAGACTGTCCGG GTTTTGAGGGTCCAACTATTCCACATGAAAAACCTATTCAAGACATGCCGCCTAGCTAAAGA CGTGCTGGACCAGTTTGACAGCCTCCCAGGTCACCTGACTGAGGACCTGCACCTGTTCTCCCTCAACGACCTCAGTACTGTGCGCAACGGAGTGCTGCCCACCCGGCTTCGAGAGCTGCTGAAATTGGGTTCCGCGCACGTGGCTGGCTGTGTG CTCTGTCAGGCCAAGGGTTTTGTGTGCGAGTTCTGCGGCAATGACAAAGACATCATCTTCCCTTTCGAGCTGAACAAGTGCACACGCTGCGAAG AGTGCAAGGCGTGTTTCCACAGCAAATGTTTCCGGGCAGGCAAGGAGTGCCCGCGATGCCAGCGCCTGGCAGAGAGGCGGGAAAGGATGGCACGCAAGAACATGGAGGAGCAGGAGGATAAGGAAGAGGACGAGGGAGGCGGGAGCTAG
- the LOC139408962 gene encoding run domain Beclin-1-interacting and cysteine-rich domain-containing protein-like isoform X1: MEITAEAEAEERRREHWKLLSSLKTTVEGLVSTNNPNVWSRYGGLQRLHKDMSHILSHGLKHEQVYYKQKDYWPFVCCVRYISPHLASHVEQFSKLEPVLNRGVQSVGEGYKAERWLLHSLQVHLLSAQLRPLLKHQEHTRKYYNEDAFLLKEPHVTAMFQYLEAVEQNNPRLLALVDTVKLSTLKGPPCVGGRLKSQSLCELPGAGGGWRAGLGKSQGPPREELNCRLTTSQCSLSHRDRGHTLNSINTGVISERNSASAPGAPWGCVSGSGGEGERGVTPPRPSAAVPHIALTEPASPGPAHSDTLDSGEGDDGPEYLAIGNLVQRCNRRDSQSSTPISEPSRKPGGGGASGGEVQVQPPRRSSLTVVPPPAPRRSSFSEGQRGQGRGGSRGHIRSMSDMGINHKHRHGGGHRKITIIIEDPVAESLVGVDCCVKAYSPFSPVISDVSTPSSLYMESNGSQYSSVPDGMFRKPSEGQSLISYLSEQDFGSCADLEKENAHFSISESLIAAIELMKCNLRRREEEEDGDDSDSEIQQLKQKIRLRRLQIRRTCLPPSQHLFHSTDSGGSCRSSQDSFHMSDSGSAEEVEECELRDGCEGQSLMAVSRSGLSLSLASLFSDADIKRSVTSSGRSFLTSESISPSFLQSNSAESVAMGLLRQFEGMQLPAASELDWLVPEQDAPQKLLPIPDSLPISPDDGEHADIYKLRIRVRGNLEWAPPRPQIIFNIHPTPKRKIVVAKQNYRCAGCGTRIDPDYIKRMRYCEYLGRYFCQCCHENAQAVVPGHVLRKWDFSKYYISNFARDLLGKIAGDPLFNPNDINSGLYKKNKALETVRVLRVQLFHMKNLFKTCRLAKDVLDQFDSLPGHLTEDLHLFSLNDLSTVRNGVLPTRLRELLKLGSAHVAGCVLCQAKGFVCEFCGNDKDIIFPFELNKCTRCEECKACFHSKCFRAGKECPRCQRLAERRERMARKNMEEQEDKEEDEGGGS; this comes from the exons ATGGAGATTACGGCGGAGGCTGAAGCCGAGGAACGCAG GAGGGAACACTGGAAGCTGCTCTCCAGTCTAAAGACCACGGTGGAGGGCCTGGTGTCCACCAACAACCCTAATGTGTGGTCTCGCTATGGGGGTCTACAGCGGCTGCACAAGGACATGAGCCACATCCTCAGCCACGGCCTCAAGCACGAGCAG GTGTACTACAAGCAGAAAGACTACTGGCCCTTTGTGTGTTGTGTCCGCTACATCAGCCCTCACCTGGCCTCACATGTAGAACAG TTCAGTAAGCTGGAGCCCGTGCTAAACAGGGGTGTACAGAGTGTTGGGGAAGGCTACAAGGCCGAGCGCTGGCTATTGCACAGCCTTCAGGTCCATCTGCTCTCCGCCCAGCTCAGACCCCTGCTCAAACACCAGGAACACACCCGCAAGTACTACAACG aggATGCTTTTCTCCTAAAAGAGCCCCATGTGACGGCCATGTTTCAGTATCTGGAGGCCGTGGAGCAGAACAACCCCCGTTTGCTGGCACTCGTTGACACTGTCAAG CTGTCCACTCTGAAGGGCCCTCCGTGTGTGGGAGGCCGGTTGAAGAGCCAGAGTCTGTGTGAGCTGCCTGGGGCCGGGGGAGGCTGGAGGGCCGGGCTGGGCAAGAGCCAGGGGCCCCCCAGGGAAGAGCTCAACTGCAGGCTCACCACCTCCCAGTGCTCCCTCTCCCACCGAGACAGAGGACACACACTAAACAGCATAAACACAGGGGTCATCTCAGAGAGGAACTCGG CCAGTGCCCCGGGGGCCCCTTGGGGGTGCGTGTCAGGGTCCGGGGGGGAGGGCGAGAGGGGTGTGACTCCTCCCCGCCCCTCGGCAGCTGTCCCCCACATCGCCCTGACCGAGCCCGCCTCCCCAGGCCCTGCCCACTCAGACACCCTAGACTCTGGCGAGGGCGACGACGGCCCAGAATACCTGGCCATCGGTAACCTGGTGCAACGCTGCAATCGCCGCGACTCCCAGAGCTCCACCCCCATCAGCGAGCCCAGCAGGAAGCCCGGCGGGGGTGGCGCATCAGGTGGCGAGGTTCAGGTCCAGCCCCCTAGGCGGAGCTCCCTGACTGTGGTCCCGCCTCCCGCGCCGCGAAGGTCATCCTTCTCGGAGGGACAGAGGGGGCAGGGTCGCGGGGGCAGCAGGGGGCACATCCGCTCGATGTCTGACATGGGGATCAACCACAAACATAGacatg GAGGGGGCCACAGGAAAATCACCATTATAATAGAGGACCCTGTAGCAG AATCGTTGGTTGGAGTGGACTGCTGTGTCAAGGCCTACAGCCCCTTCTCCCCTGTCATCAGTGATGTCAGCACACCCAGCTCCCTCTATATGGAGTCAA ATGGCTCCCAGTACAGCAGTGTTCCAGACGGCATGTTCCGGAAGCCGTCAGAGGGCCAGAGCCTCATCAGCTACCTATCGGAGCAGGACTTTGGCAGCTGTGCTGACCTGGAGAAG GAGAATGCCCACTTCAGCATCTCTGAGTCTCTGATTGCTGCCATCGAGCTGATGAAGTGCAACCTGCGGcggcgggaggaggaggaggatggcgaCGACAGCGACTCGGAGATCCAGCAGTTAAAACAGAAGATCCGCCTGCGCAGGCTGCAGATCCGACGCACCTGCCTGCCGCCCTCACAGCACT TGTTCCACTCCACAGACAGCGGAGGCTCCTGCAGAAGCTCCCAGGATTCCTTTCACATGTCCGACTCAGGCTCTGccgaggaggtggaggagtgtgagctgagag atgGCTGTGAGGGCCAGTCCCTGATGGCGGTGTCAAGAAGCGGCCTTTCCCTGTCGCTCGCCTCCCTCTTCTCAG ATGCAGACATAAAGCGCAGTGTGACGTCCAGtggccgctcgttcctcacctcAGAGTCTAT ctctccGTCGTTCCTCCAGTCTAACTCGGCTGAGTCGGTGGCCATGGGGCTGCTCAGGCAGTTTGAGGGCATGCAGCTCCCCGCAGCCTCGGAGCTCGACTGGCTGGTCCCAGAGCAAGACGCACCGCAGAAG CTCCTGCCCATCCCTGACTCCCTGCCCATCTCTCCTGATGACGGGGAGCATGCTGACATCTACAAGCTGAGGATCCGGGTGCGAGGGAACCTAGAGTGGGCCCCGCCCCGCCCCCAGATAATCTTCAACATCCACCCCACGCCCAA GAGGAAAATAGTTGTGGCGAAGCAGAACTACCGCTGTGCAGGCTGCGGGACTCGCATAGACCCAG ACTACATTAAGCGAATGCGCTACTGCGAGTACCTGGGCCGCTACTTCTGCCAGTGTTGCCACGAGAACGCCCAGGCGGTGGTGCCGGGCCACGTGTTGAGGAAGTGGGACTTCAGCAAGTACTACATCAGCAACTTCGCCCGGGACCTGCTGGGCAAGATCGCCGGAGACCCCCTGTTCAACCCCAACGACATCAACAGTGGCCTCTACAAGAAGAACAAAGCCCTGGAGACTGTCCGG GTTTTGAGGGTCCAACTATTCCACATGAAAAACCTATTCAAGACATGCCGCCTAGCTAAAGA CGTGCTGGACCAGTTTGACAGCCTCCCAGGTCACCTGACTGAGGACCTGCACCTGTTCTCCCTCAACGACCTCAGTACTGTGCGCAACGGAGTGCTGCCCACCCGGCTTCGAGAGCTGCTGAAATTGGGTTCCGCGCACGTGGCTGGCTGTGTG CTCTGTCAGGCCAAGGGTTTTGTGTGCGAGTTCTGCGGCAATGACAAAGACATCATCTTCCCTTTCGAGCTGAACAAGTGCACACGCTGCGAAG AGTGCAAGGCGTGTTTCCACAGCAAATGTTTCCGGGCAGGCAAGGAGTGCCCGCGATGCCAGCGCCTGGCAGAGAGGCGGGAAAGGATGGCACGCAAGAACATGGAGGAGCAGGAGGATAAGGAAGAGGACGAGGGAGGCGGGAGCTAG